A window of the Candidatus Nitrosotalea okcheonensis genome harbors these coding sequences:
- a CDS encoding NADH-quinone oxidoreductase subunit D translates to MTTQLPPGMHLETVDDKIMTLNVGPQHPGSGHMRLIIKVDGDYIVSCDPDPGYVHRGEEKMAEYRNYIQNIPHLERPVIHDSSNILYPYCLGVEELLGIEVPERAKYIRVIAAELNRCIYVLYWLAIYGIFLGHSTMFMWPAGDRELFIDLLEAMSGARVTHAYLVPGGVRNDLPSNFEERCLRQVEYFEKRLKEYEAVFYQNPLLKARTEGSGILSRTDAIRLGTTGSVLRASGVDFDVRKKEPYDVYENLDFQTIVMKEGDSYARSRVPYLEMFESCRIIKDALRKMPKSGSVRTKLKPNPKGGNDEVYRRIESGRGAIGYYIVSNNRPEPYRVKISVGSFRNLICMPYLLKGEKLGNMPAVYWGLNYWPVEADR, encoded by the coding sequence ATGACAACACAACTACCTCCCGGAATGCATCTTGAGACAGTGGACGACAAAATAATGACACTTAACGTAGGTCCTCAACATCCTGGTTCTGGACATATGAGATTAATTATCAAAGTCGATGGCGATTACATTGTTTCTTGTGATCCTGATCCTGGTTATGTACATCGAGGAGAAGAAAAAATGGCTGAATATAGAAATTATATTCAAAACATTCCTCATCTTGAAAGGCCTGTAATACACGATTCTTCCAACATTTTGTATCCTTATTGTCTTGGAGTGGAAGAATTATTGGGAATTGAAGTTCCAGAACGTGCAAAATACATCAGGGTCATTGCAGCAGAACTGAATCGTTGTATCTATGTTCTATACTGGTTGGCCATCTACGGAATATTCTTAGGTCACTCTACTATGTTTATGTGGCCCGCAGGTGACAGAGAACTTTTCATTGATCTTTTAGAAGCAATGTCTGGTGCTAGAGTAACTCATGCATATCTAGTGCCTGGTGGAGTACGAAATGATTTGCCATCTAATTTTGAGGAGCGATGTTTACGTCAAGTTGAATATTTTGAAAAAAGACTCAAAGAATATGAAGCAGTATTCTATCAAAATCCTCTCTTGAAAGCAAGAACAGAGGGAAGTGGAATATTATCAAGAACTGACGCTATCCGACTTGGTACTACAGGTTCTGTACTCAGAGCATCTGGTGTTGATTTTGATGTAAGAAAAAAAGAACCATATGATGTCTATGAAAACCTAGACTTTCAAACAATAGTTATGAAAGAAGGAGACTCGTATGCAAGATCTCGGGTGCCTTATCTTGAGATGTTTGAAAGCTGTAGAATAATAAAAGATGCATTAAGAAAGATGCCAAAATCTGGTTCTGTGCGCACAAAACTAAAACCAAATCCAAAAGGAGGAAATGATGAAGTTTATCGTAGAATAGAATCTGGTAGAGGTGCAATTGGATATTACATTGTATCTAACAATAGACCAGAACCCTATAGAGTGAAGATAAGCGTTGGCTCGTTTAGAAATCTAATTTGTATGCCATATTTGTTAAAAGGAGAAAAACTAGGTAATATGCCGGCAGTTTATTGGGGTCTTAATTACTGGCCTGTGGAGGCAGATAGATAA
- a CDS encoding NADH-quinone oxidoreductase subunit C, with protein sequence MSSGTEKDIEVKDTTEEHSENSENTTKSDSMSKGEAKKFYEEKGLDLSPDVPVKPKPVPIFEKSLADKISSKFGDKIHVDYVRADRIRVTTKKEDIVDVAKFIRDELKYDHAESVSGVDYPDSNEIEVIYHLGSYTDEKLGRQIFALATRVPREDIPNPGSDTTRTPSLRDVFYSVEFHERECFEMFGVYFEGHPDMRRLLLPEDWADIPPFRKDFKIKGR encoded by the coding sequence ATGAGCTCTGGAACTGAAAAGGACATAGAAGTTAAAGATACTACAGAGGAACATTCTGAAAATTCTGAAAATACTACCAAATCTGATTCAATGTCAAAAGGTGAGGCAAAAAAGTTCTATGAAGAAAAAGGATTGGACTTGTCTCCGGATGTTCCTGTCAAGCCAAAACCAGTTCCAATATTTGAAAAATCATTGGCAGATAAAATTTCATCAAAGTTTGGAGATAAAATACATGTAGACTATGTAAGAGCTGACAGAATTAGGGTGACTACTAAAAAAGAAGACATAGTAGATGTTGCTAAATTTATACGGGATGAATTAAAGTATGATCATGCAGAATCTGTATCCGGAGTTGACTATCCGGATTCAAATGAAATTGAAGTTATTTATCATCTAGGATCTTATACTGATGAAAAACTTGGAAGACAAATTTTTGCACTTGCAACCCGAGTTCCAAGAGAAGATATTCCAAATCCAGGTTCTGATACAACAAGAACTCCGTCATTACGTGATGTGTTTTATAGTGTGGAATTTCATGAAAGAGAGTGTTTTGAAATGTTTGGCGTTTACTTTGAAGGTCATCCTGATATGAGAAGATTGCTTTTACCAGAAGATTGGGCAGATATACCGCCATTTAGAAAAGATTTCAAGATAAAGGGAAGATAA
- a CDS encoding NADH-quinone oxidoreductase subunit B, which produces MIKELLNQDTAPHATNVLVGKLGDVLIRAVGKPFDMAINWGRIYSLWPVHLETACCSVEFGAASSPRYDVERFGIIEAFGSLRQCDLIVVMGTITRKMAPRLRMVYDQMPDPKYVIAMGACAITGGLYFDSYNVLPGIDGILPVDIYVPGCPPRPETLIQGAMLLQEKIKRMKAK; this is translated from the coding sequence ATGATAAAAGAATTACTTAATCAAGATACTGCACCGCACGCTACTAATGTTCTAGTTGGAAAGCTTGGTGATGTACTTATCAGAGCAGTAGGAAAACCATTTGACATGGCTATCAACTGGGGTAGAATCTACTCCCTATGGCCAGTACACCTTGAGACTGCATGCTGTAGTGTGGAATTTGGTGCTGCCTCTAGTCCTAGATATGATGTTGAAAGATTTGGTATCATAGAAGCATTTGGTTCTCTCCGGCAATGTGATCTTATTGTTGTAATGGGAACAATTACTAGAAAAATGGCTCCTAGATTGAGAATGGTCTATGATCAAATGCCTGATCCAAAGTATGTCATAGCAATGGGAGCATGTGCAATAACTGGAGGATTATACTTTGACTCGTATAATGTACTACCTGGAATTGATGGGATTCTTCCAGTTGACATTTATGTTCCTGGATGTCCACCACGACCTGAAACACTAATTCAAGGAGCTATGTTACTTCAAGAAAAAATAAAACGGATGAAGGCTAAATAG
- a CDS encoding NADH-quinone oxidoreductase subunit A — translation MVGEAASSFSPILLLFTFAIVATGPTLILSRMIAPRRTPNPVKFLPMESGQVPQGEGRTHFMMQYYSFVLMFVVFDVASIFLYAWGSSILDLPKSATLPIIGFLAIIFAAFAFALYQAGRKDIW, via the coding sequence TTGGTAGGAGAAGCTGCTAGTAGTTTCAGTCCAATCTTGTTGTTATTCACATTTGCAATTGTAGCAACAGGGCCGACTCTAATTCTTTCTAGAATGATTGCACCAAGACGTACTCCTAACCCAGTCAAGTTTTTGCCAATGGAATCTGGCCAAGTTCCACAAGGAGAGGGGCGTACCCACTTTATGATGCAGTATTATTCATTTGTCTTGATGTTTGTTGTATTTGATGTTGCGTCGATCTTTTTGTATGCTTGGGGAAGCAGTATTCTCGATTTGCCAAAGTCTGCAACTCTTCCAATAATAGGATTTCTTGCAATAATTTTTGCGGCATTTGCGTTTGCATTGTATCAAGCAGGGAGGAAGGACATTTGGTAA
- a CDS encoding redoxin domain-containing protein — protein MVNVGQKAPPFTLVDTELKMQSLDDFKGKKVVLSFFVAASSPVCTKEMCTFRDEWDQISKLGAQVIGISNDGPFANKAFAESQHLNFPILGDYKSQTIRDYDILMPDLLHVKGYDAAKRSVFIVDEDGNIVYKWVSDNPLVEPNYQEIMNFLKK, from the coding sequence ATGGTAAATGTAGGACAAAAGGCACCGCCTTTCACTCTAGTAGATACAGAATTAAAAATGCAAAGTCTAGATGACTTTAAAGGAAAAAAAGTGGTCTTGTCATTTTTTGTAGCGGCAAGTTCTCCGGTATGTACAAAGGAAATGTGCACTTTTAGAGACGAATGGGATCAGATATCAAAACTTGGTGCTCAAGTAATAGGAATTAGTAATGATGGCCCATTTGCAAATAAAGCGTTTGCAGAATCCCAACATCTTAATTTTCCAATACTTGGAGACTATAAGAGTCAGACAATAAGAGATTACGATATTCTAATGCCTGACTTGTTGCACGTGAAGGGATATGATGCAGCAAAAAGATCTGTGTTCATAGTAGATGAGGACGGAAACATAGTCTACAAATGGGTTTCAGACAATCCATTGGTAGAACCAAACTATCAAGAGATCATGAACTTTCTCAAGAAATAA
- a CDS encoding mechanosensitive ion channel family protein, translating to MTVPKQNDYKDNISILQSRKLKQKSLKHEFTNLTIKAIVIAIIAWVSLSIFEIFVAPAMGLQYIHIQIAKTIVTIILVLVIITAIRRVLKRFSNKMPAQFSASVSFFAIVVISLMASISLLYQWNIEPQEILVGGGVAAIIVGIGMSTIVGNIFAGGLMLTTFPAKIGDSIMIVNDNIHGKVEEINMMYTKVITDQGTEYVVPNNAIIQGYIRIMKEIPLNDRLPYTEGDKIELKSSSDKYTGIITKITPEFTTVLDENKEVIITNSSIFDGKFIITKDNTEHS from the coding sequence ATGACTGTTCCAAAACAAAATGATTACAAAGACAACATATCAATACTGCAATCACGTAAATTAAAACAAAAATCTCTAAAACACGAATTTACCAATCTAACAATAAAGGCAATAGTTATAGCAATAATAGCTTGGGTTAGCTTATCTATTTTTGAAATATTTGTTGCACCCGCAATGGGGTTGCAATACATACACATCCAGATAGCAAAGACAATTGTTACCATAATACTTGTGTTAGTAATCATTACTGCCATCAGACGTGTTCTCAAAAGATTTTCAAATAAGATGCCAGCACAATTCTCTGCAAGCGTTTCATTTTTTGCTATAGTAGTGATATCTCTGATGGCAAGCATATCTTTGCTATACCAGTGGAATATAGAACCGCAGGAGATCCTAGTTGGTGGAGGAGTTGCAGCAATTATTGTCGGCATTGGAATGTCAACAATAGTAGGTAACATATTCGCAGGAGGATTGATGCTTACTACATTTCCAGCCAAGATTGGCGATTCAATCATGATAGTAAATGACAACATACATGGAAAAGTTGAGGAAATTAACATGATGTATACAAAGGTAATCACAGATCAGGGTACAGAATATGTGGTTCCAAATAATGCAATAATACAAGGTTATATCCGAATCATGAAAGAAATTCCATTAAATGATCGACTGCCATACACAGAAGGAGACAAGATTGAATTGAAAAGTTCATCAGATAAGTATACTGGGATTATCACCAAGATAACTCCAGAATTTACAACCGTCCTAGATGAAAACAAGGAAGTAATCATTACAAATAGTTCCATATTTGACGGTAAATTCATCATAACAAAAGATAACACCGAACATAGTTAA
- a CDS encoding acetyl-CoA carboxylase biotin carboxyl carrier protein subunit — protein MKFKLENTGENLDGDIIKSLGNNEFILQIQGKERDLKIITMTHDKVEFMLDSVYHITKYLENSTNRITLVVDGVKLTFNKRPEMDKIVYKNSGADSTSDSQINLKSQIPGRVVSINVAAGDDVKKGDVVCVLESMKMQISIKSHKDGVVKAMKIKQGSSVAKNDVLAEIE, from the coding sequence ATGAAATTCAAACTAGAAAATACCGGAGAAAACTTGGATGGAGACATCATCAAATCCCTTGGTAATAACGAGTTTATACTGCAAATCCAAGGAAAAGAACGTGATCTCAAAATCATAACCATGACCCATGATAAGGTCGAGTTTATGCTAGACAGCGTTTATCACATTACAAAATATCTTGAAAATAGTACTAATAGAATTACACTTGTAGTCGATGGCGTAAAACTGACATTTAACAAACGTCCTGAAATGGACAAAATTGTTTACAAAAACTCTGGAGCTGATTCTACTTCTGATTCTCAAATAAATCTAAAAAGTCAGATTCCTGGCAGAGTCGTGTCAATAAATGTGGCTGCTGGAGATGATGTCAAGAAAGGGGATGTAGTTTGTGTTTTGGAGTCTATGAAAATGCAAATTTCCATCAAGTCTCATAAAGATGGTGTTGTCAAAGCCATGAAAATAAAACAGGGTTCATCTGTTGCAAAAAATGATGTACTTGCAGAGATCGAATAA
- a CDS encoding acetyl-CoA carboxylase biotin carboxylase subunit, with translation MIKKILISNRGEIAIRVIKACNALGIKSVAVYSDEDVNSRHVKMASEAYHIGPASPTQSYLNMEKIVETAISSGADAIHPGYGFLSENADFADLCEKKNLNFIGPSGKSMRLCGDKMECKGAMMKAKVPTVPGSPGIVEEVEKALNIAHDIGYPVLLKSVFGGGGRGIRLVHNEQELRQAFEVASGESKAAFGKSALFVEKFLPKIRHIELQLARDKHGNAVHIFERECSIQRRHQKLIEMSPSPVVDQKTRDQIGELAVNAAIAVDYHNAGTAEFLRLDDGTFYFIEINARLQVEHPVTELVSGLDLVKLQIDIANGKEIPFKQKDLKVNGCSIECRINAEDTFLDFAPSTGKIWDVNIPSGPGVRVDTYLYPGCTVSPYYDSLMGKLITWGQNFEEARQRMALALSDFYIEGVETAIPLYKTILNSKEFINGDLSTDFLDRFKILDRLQDDLKNDASQKSEAALAATLVHSEFLKNKIKPRKEHNVRWKTQVDRH, from the coding sequence ATGATAAAGAAAATTTTAATCTCAAACAGAGGCGAAATTGCAATCCGTGTCATCAAAGCATGTAATGCATTAGGAATAAAATCAGTGGCAGTTTATTCTGATGAGGACGTAAATTCAAGACATGTCAAGATGGCTAGTGAAGCATATCACATAGGTCCTGCATCTCCTACACAGAGCTATCTGAACATGGAAAAAATAGTAGAGACTGCAATTAGCTCTGGTGCTGATGCAATCCATCCTGGATATGGATTTCTTTCTGAAAATGCAGACTTTGCGGATCTTTGTGAGAAGAAAAATCTCAATTTCATAGGACCTTCTGGCAAATCAATGAGACTCTGTGGCGATAAAATGGAATGCAAAGGAGCAATGATGAAAGCCAAAGTTCCAACTGTGCCTGGAAGCCCAGGAATTGTTGAAGAGGTTGAAAAAGCATTGAACATTGCACACGACATTGGATATCCAGTTCTACTAAAGTCAGTTTTTGGCGGAGGCGGTAGAGGAATTAGACTAGTACACAATGAACAAGAATTGAGACAAGCCTTTGAGGTTGCTTCTGGTGAATCCAAAGCAGCATTTGGTAAATCTGCACTATTTGTTGAGAAATTCCTTCCAAAAATAAGACATATTGAACTTCAGTTAGCACGTGACAAACATGGAAATGCAGTACATATCTTTGAGCGAGAGTGTTCTATCCAAAGAAGACACCAAAAACTTATCGAAATGTCTCCATCTCCGGTAGTTGATCAAAAAACACGTGATCAAATAGGAGAGCTAGCAGTAAATGCAGCAATTGCTGTTGACTATCATAATGCTGGAACTGCAGAGTTTCTGAGACTGGATGATGGAACCTTTTATTTTATAGAAATAAATGCAAGATTGCAAGTTGAACATCCAGTAACTGAGCTAGTTTCAGGTCTTGATCTTGTCAAGTTACAAATTGATATTGCAAATGGAAAAGAAATTCCTTTCAAACAAAAAGATCTCAAAGTAAATGGTTGTTCCATAGAATGTCGAATAAATGCAGAAGATACATTTCTAGACTTTGCACCGTCTACTGGAAAAATATGGGATGTTAATATTCCATCAGGCCCAGGAGTACGAGTGGATACCTATCTCTATCCTGGTTGTACCGTATCACCTTACTATGATTCACTTATGGGTAAGCTTATCACATGGGGACAAAACTTTGAAGAAGCTAGACAAAGAATGGCACTTGCACTATCTGATTTCTACATTGAAGGTGTCGAGACTGCTATACCATTATACAAGACCATATTGAACAGCAAGGAATTCATCAATGGTGACTTGTCTACAGACTTTCTTGATAGGTTCAAGATACTTGACAGGTTACAGGATGATTTGAAAAATGATGCATCACAAAAATCAGAAGCTGCACTAGCTGCAACACTCGTACATTCAGAATTTCTCAAAAACAAGATAAAACCGCGTAAAGAACATAACGTTAGATGGAAAACACAAGTGGATAGACATTGA
- a CDS encoding acyl-CoA carboxylase subunit beta, whose protein sequence is MHSEKIKNFSHKRRQAEQSGGEERIQGQHEKGKLTARERIDLLLDEGSFTEIDAMTTHHYYEFDMQNKKFFGDGVVTGYGTIHGKQVFLFAYDFTVLGGTLSEMGAKKITKIMDHAVKVGCPVIGIIDSGGARIQEGILSLDGFASIFYHNQLASGVVPQITISVGPSAGGAVYSPAMTDFVIMADKIATMFVTGPEVVKTVLGEEVSFDELGGAMSHGRNSGVAHFVGKNEYHCMDIVKTLLSYIPQNSTEEAPVVETGDDPNRLDNNLINIIPENPLQPYDMKEIISSIVDNHVFFEIHELFAPNVVVGFARLHGKTIGIVANQPMVLAGALDIDSSNKASRFIRFCDCYSIPIITLVDTPGYMPGTQQEHAGIIRHGSKLLYAYCEATVPKITLIIGKAYGGAYIAMASKNLGTDVNYAWPTAQIAVLGSEAAVRIMNRKELDSAKDPTALKKQLVDNFTEKFANPYVAASYGTIDSVIDPAETRPALIRALDALTNKRERRIPRKHGNINL, encoded by the coding sequence ATGCACTCTGAAAAAATAAAAAATTTTTCACATAAAAGACGGCAAGCAGAGCAAAGTGGTGGAGAAGAAAGAATTCAAGGCCAGCATGAAAAGGGTAAGCTTACTGCCCGAGAACGAATCGATCTATTGCTTGATGAAGGAAGCTTTACAGAAATTGACGCCATGACAACTCATCATTATTATGAATTTGACATGCAGAACAAAAAATTCTTTGGAGATGGTGTAGTGACAGGATATGGAACCATACATGGAAAACAAGTTTTTCTTTTTGCTTATGATTTCACAGTTCTTGGCGGAACACTAAGTGAGATGGGAGCCAAAAAAATTACAAAAATTATGGATCATGCAGTCAAAGTCGGATGTCCTGTAATTGGAATAATTGATTCAGGTGGAGCAAGAATCCAAGAGGGAATACTAAGTCTTGATGGCTTTGCTAGCATATTCTATCATAATCAACTTGCATCTGGGGTAGTTCCTCAAATTACTATTAGTGTTGGACCGTCAGCAGGAGGAGCAGTATATTCACCTGCAATGACAGACTTTGTAATTATGGCTGACAAAATTGCTACCATGTTTGTAACAGGTCCAGAGGTTGTCAAGACAGTGCTTGGAGAAGAAGTATCCTTTGATGAACTTGGAGGTGCAATGTCTCATGGAAGAAACAGTGGTGTAGCACACTTTGTAGGAAAAAATGAGTATCATTGTATGGATATTGTTAAAACACTTTTGTCATATATCCCTCAGAACAGTACAGAGGAAGCACCTGTTGTAGAAACTGGTGATGATCCAAACCGACTAGACAACAATCTCATAAATATAATTCCAGAAAATCCACTACAACCGTATGACATGAAAGAAATCATATCATCCATAGTAGATAATCATGTGTTCTTTGAGATACACGAATTATTTGCACCAAATGTAGTAGTTGGATTTGCAAGACTTCATGGAAAGACTATAGGAATTGTCGCAAATCAACCAATGGTACTTGCAGGAGCACTGGATATTGATTCATCTAACAAGGCATCTAGATTCATAAGGTTCTGTGATTGCTATAGTATTCCAATTATCACTCTGGTCGATACTCCAGGATACATGCCTGGAACCCAACAGGAACATGCAGGAATTATCCGTCATGGAAGTAAACTCTTGTATGCTTATTGTGAAGCTACAGTGCCAAAAATTACACTTATCATAGGTAAAGCGTATGGTGGAGCCTATATCGCAATGGCAAGCAAAAATCTTGGAACTGATGTCAATTATGCTTGGCCTACTGCACAGATAGCTGTGCTTGGTTCTGAGGCAGCCGTAAGAATCATGAACCGAAAAGAACTTGACTCTGCAAAAGATCCAACCGCATTGAAAAAACAACTTGTTGATAATTTTACAGAAAAATTTGCTAATCCTTACGTAGCTGCATCGTACGGCACAATTGATTCTGTGATTGATCCTGCTGAAACAAGACCAGCTCTAATTCGTGCCTTGGATGCCTTGACAAATAAGAGGGAAAGAAGAATTCCAAGAAAACATGGGAACATTAATCTCTAG
- a CDS encoding AAA family ATPase produces the protein MMWSEKYRPKNLLEMVGNEEAKESFVKWLGKWIKGTKPILLIGPPGIGKTTMAVLGAKQFGYDLIGMNASDVRSKQKIQEILNPILGNRSVLGNPMIFIDEVDGIHGRADFGGVDALVDILKESTIPIILAANSDSSDKMKTIKKATTTVKLRPLPPRLMRLYIEEILKREGASIKIGNMIKMIIDSRGDIRSILNSAQALSGGFEPQLDKSYETNDVEESVNLFFNAKSSEEAKVILYSLRIDPREKINSFYSSIITSSLPTTALKEMLDVLSEADMLYGKIMKKQEWRLLRYLDGILLKLYKPGMAIKYSKFNLPWPVLNRIRWDGMAIKGLTGNLARQMHVSRSTFSTFYLPYLLYCVKNKSIEMDLNETDDAIVQKEMVLIK, from the coding sequence ATGATGTGGTCTGAGAAATATAGGCCAAAGAACCTGCTTGAGATGGTTGGAAATGAAGAAGCAAAAGAGTCATTTGTAAAGTGGCTTGGTAAATGGATCAAAGGAACAAAACCCATTCTATTAATTGGTCCGCCCGGTATAGGGAAAACAACCATGGCTGTGTTGGGGGCAAAGCAGTTTGGCTATGATCTAATTGGTATGAATGCAAGTGACGTAAGAAGTAAACAGAAAATTCAAGAAATTCTCAACCCAATCCTTGGTAACCGTAGCGTACTTGGAAATCCAATGATCTTCATTGACGAAGTAGATGGAATACATGGAAGAGCTGATTTTGGTGGTGTCGATGCACTAGTTGACATACTAAAGGAATCTACAATACCAATAATTCTTGCAGCAAATTCTGACTCGTCTGACAAGATGAAAACCATAAAAAAAGCTACAACCACCGTAAAACTCAGACCTCTTCCTCCTAGATTGATGAGATTATACATTGAAGAAATTCTGAAACGGGAAGGTGCATCAATAAAAATTGGTAACATGATAAAAATGATTATTGATTCACGTGGTGATATTAGGTCTATTCTAAATTCTGCTCAGGCACTATCTGGAGGATTTGAACCTCAACTTGACAAGTCGTATGAAACAAATGATGTGGAAGAATCCGTAAATCTATTTTTTAATGCCAAATCTTCTGAAGAAGCTAAGGTAATACTTTATTCCCTGAGGATTGATCCTAGAGAAAAGATTAATTCATTTTACTCTAGTATAATAACAAGCTCTTTGCCTACAACCGCGCTCAAGGAAATGCTCGACGTCTTGTCTGAAGCTGATATGTTGTATGGAAAAATAATGAAAAAACAGGAGTGGCGGCTCTTACGCTATTTAGACGGTATTTTATTAAAATTATACAAACCGGGAATGGCAATAAAATATTCTAAATTTAACCTTCCATGGCCCGTCCTTAATAGAATAAGATGGGATGGCATGGCGATCAAGGGATTGACTGGGAATCTTGCAAGACAAATGCACGTATCACGCAGTACATTTTCAACTTTTTATCTTCCGTATCTTCTCTATTGTGTCAAGAACAAGTCTATTGAAATGGATCTAAACGAGACTGATGACGCAATTGTGCAAAAGGAAATGGTTTTGATAAAATGA
- a CDS encoding inositol monophosphatase family protein — protein MKVINVLEEAAKRVHKNVKHLAGTKESGTDHGMGAGGDISRRIDIVAEKTVLDYLREINFECTVFGEECGIVKLSPNPKGFIIMDAIDGSTNAVRGLPFFCCSLAYTPEDKLSSVTDGVVMDLHNGDLYSASKGKGAYMNGKKIQVHKEKPIYFVVGVDISGISPDVLPQLAPILSASNHVRHFGAVALELAIFARGLVDVFVDLRKKLRITDVAAGYLIASEAGGYVVDENGMPLDSNLSYDKRISFIAAANEETLADVRKKLGLSPKI, from the coding sequence GTGAAAGTAATTAACGTTTTAGAAGAGGCTGCAAAGAGAGTACACAAGAATGTAAAACATCTAGCAGGAACAAAGGAATCCGGTACAGATCATGGAATGGGAGCAGGTGGAGATATTTCTCGCAGAATTGACATTGTAGCAGAAAAGACTGTTCTTGATTACCTTCGTGAGATAAATTTTGAGTGTACGGTATTTGGAGAAGAATGTGGTATTGTTAAATTGTCACCAAATCCAAAAGGATTTATCATAATGGATGCAATTGACGGCTCAACTAATGCAGTAAGAGGTTTACCATTCTTTTGTTGTTCACTAGCATACACACCTGAAGACAAACTAAGTTCTGTAACAGATGGAGTAGTGATGGATCTACATAATGGAGATTTGTATTCAGCATCAAAAGGCAAAGGGGCATATATGAATGGAAAAAAAATTCAGGTTCACAAAGAAAAACCAATTTACTTTGTTGTTGGTGTTGATATTTCTGGAATTTCACCAGATGTACTCCCACAACTAGCGCCAATTCTTTCAGCATCAAACCATGTAAGACATTTTGGAGCTGTAGCACTTGAACTTGCAATATTTGCTCGCGGACTGGTCGATGTATTTGTAGATCTAAGAAAAAAATTAAGAATCACTGATGTTGCTGCGGGATATCTCATAGCATCAGAAGCTGGTGGATATGTAGTTGATGAAAATGGTATGCCACTTGACTCAAACCTGAGCTATGACAAGAGAATTTCATTCATAGCCGCTGCAAATGAAGAAACACTTGCGGATGTAAGGAAAAAACTAGGTTTATCACCCAAGATCTGA